In the genome of bacterium, one region contains:
- a CDS encoding MBL fold metallo-hydrolase yields MNTQPLLTILGGGHEIGANCYLLEWGADSYLLDAGRHPGIRGDEEHPWREFFSLPDLDRLTRAPRAILISHAHQDHIGSLPVVSRLFPETPIYTTTASAALIPLMLADASRIQQLYDPKARSYRPDYYWETFLDREDIEAIAANLRLHAVEPRSPVDLPGGLRAVFLPNSHVLGSAGILLEREDYRLFYTGDFSLSKQELHPATVLPPPDSVDTLLMESTYGGKSDELDRAQAHRELGDFVAARVAAGGSVVIPVFALGRAQDLLAALGRHKAEGRLPADLPVHLFGLARTVTEIYLHQQRHLAPNLAGLDLRRELAPRLNDERWPLLGPRRPRPQGKRPSAVQEDQEALRQMRSFLDERPRVVLATSGMLNPGSMAWLGARVVAEDERHGLLFVGYLPPQSLGGRLLAARPGDSVSLGRLPRAGGARLHLAVRNPHMRRVSYSAHASRTELVRTVEQISPKNVILVHGDQSAREQLEDWLEHRYPVHLPSRRGTLQLNNDGPDHVQDLGLIPALVLVHGRSLWERAAAALRVADPDEEQLRAWLERENAVQASVETALLARHPIPIGAWIHLVGGAAAPSRRIRAVLAEWLGGQRLVVHEHALPIGCTLRQAGEAVADLLALHARHSQVLACADDPGLQLKAVLTAVTLDRRLVTLNERCLPESAGHLPLGLDLSLFRSHAGTIEDLLFPAASEDPRPHLERLPAPLRDCFEYDEDMHRFAWSDYGRLLRQRWLKDLDEEILVAG; encoded by the coding sequence ATGAACACCCAACCGCTCCTCACCATCCTCGGCGGCGGTCACGAGATTGGCGCTAACTGCTACCTGCTGGAGTGGGGCGCTGACAGCTACCTGCTGGACGCCGGGCGCCACCCCGGCATCCGCGGCGACGAGGAGCACCCCTGGCGGGAGTTCTTCAGCCTGCCCGACCTGGACCGGCTGACCCGGGCGCCCCGGGCCATCCTCATCAGCCACGCCCACCAGGACCACATCGGCAGCCTGCCCGTTGTGTCGCGTCTCTTTCCGGAGACGCCCATCTACACCACCACCGCCTCGGCCGCCCTCATCCCCCTCATGCTGGCCGACGCCTCGCGCATCCAGCAGCTCTACGATCCCAAGGCGAGAAGCTACCGGCCCGATTACTACTGGGAGACCTTTCTTGACCGGGAGGACATCGAGGCCATCGCCGCCAATCTGCGCCTGCATGCCGTGGAACCCCGCTCCCCCGTGGATCTGCCGGGCGGGCTGCGCGCCGTCTTCCTGCCCAACAGTCACGTGCTGGGCTCGGCCGGCATCCTGCTCGAGCGGGAGGATTACCGTCTTTTCTATACCGGGGACTTCTCCCTGAGCAAGCAGGAACTGCATCCGGCCACCGTGTTGCCTCCGCCCGACTCGGTGGACACCCTGCTCATGGAGAGCACCTACGGCGGCAAATCTGACGAGCTGGACCGGGCGCAGGCCCATCGCGAACTGGGCGACTTCGTGGCGGCGCGCGTGGCCGCCGGCGGATCGGTGGTCATCCCCGTCTTCGCCCTGGGGCGCGCCCAGGACCTCCTGGCCGCCCTGGGCCGGCACAAGGCGGAGGGGCGCCTGCCGGCCGACCTGCCCGTGCATCTGTTCGGCCTGGCGCGCACGGTCACCGAGATTTATCTGCATCAGCAACGCCACCTGGCGCCCAACCTGGCGGGTCTGGACCTGCGCCGGGAGCTGGCCCCCCGCCTGAACGACGAGCGCTGGCCTCTGCTGGGTCCCCGCCGCCCGCGCCCTCAGGGAAAGCGTCCCAGCGCCGTCCAGGAGGACCAGGAGGCCCTGCGCCAGATGCGCTCCTTCCTGGACGAGCGGCCCCGCGTGGTGCTGGCCACCAGCGGCATGCTCAACCCTGGCAGCATGGCCTGGCTGGGCGCGCGGGTTGTGGCGGAGGACGAGCGCCACGGCCTGCTTTTCGTGGGCTACCTGCCCCCCCAGTCCCTCGGCGGACGCCTGCTGGCCGCCCGTCCGGGGGACAGCGTCTCCCTGGGCCGCCTGCCCCGCGCGGGTGGAGCGAGGCTGCACCTGGCCGTGCGCAATCCGCACATGCGCCGCGTCAGCTACAGTGCCCACGCCAGCCGCACGGAGCTGGTGCGCACCGTGGAGCAGATCAGCCCCAAGAACGTCATCCTTGTCCATGGCGACCAGTCGGCCCGCGAGCAACTGGAGGACTGGCTGGAGCACCGCTATCCCGTCCACCTGCCATCCCGGCGCGGCACCCTGCAACTCAACAACGACGGGCCGGACCACGTGCAGGACCTAGGCCTCATCCCCGCCCTGGTCCTGGTCCACGGCCGCAGCCTGTGGGAGCGCGCCGCCGCCGCTCTTCGCGTGGCGGACCCGGACGAGGAGCAGCTGCGCGCCTGGCTGGAGCGCGAAAACGCCGTGCAGGCCAGCGTCGAGACGGCCCTCCTGGCGCGCCATCCCATTCCCATCGGCGCCTGGATCCACCTGGTGGGAGGGGCCGCCGCCCCCTCGCGCCGCATCCGCGCCGTGCTGGCGGAGTGGCTGGGCGGACAGCGCCTCGTGGTCCACGAGCACGCCCTGCCCATCGGCTGCACCCTGCGCCAGGCGGGGGAGGCGGTGGCCGACCTGCTCGCCCTCCATGCCCGCCACAGCCAGGTTCTGGCCTGCGCCGATGATCCGGGCCTGCAGCTCAAGGCCGTGCTCACGGCCGTCACTCTGGACCGCCGGCTGGTCACCTTGAACGAGCGGTGCCTGCCCGAGAGCGCGGGCCACCTGCCCCTGGGCCTGGACCTCTCCCTCTTCCGCAGCCATGCCGGCACCATCGAGGACCTGCTCTTTCCGGCGGCCAGCGAGGATCCGCGCCCCCACCTGGAGCGCCTGCCCGCGCCACTGCGCGACTGTTTCGAGTACGACGAGGACATGCACCGCTTCGCCTGGAGCGACTACGGCCGCCTCTTGCGCCAGCGCTGGCTGAAGGA
- a CDS encoding DUF1874 domain-containing protein, translating into MTRYLLNSALLTSYGDYNHQGPVSVSKAREWLDQGPVKSAIGHASTAALLSFLLKRPVERNRVEVAMLPGDEALVLRAGLRLGEGEVLDEQALRNAPYEMSLLRRMR; encoded by the coding sequence ATGACACGTTACCTGCTCAACTCCGCCCTGTTGACATCCTACGGTGACTACAACCATCAGGGGCCTGTGTCTGTGTCCAAGGCCAGGGAGTGGTTGGACCAAGGCCCCGTGAAGTCGGCCATCGGCCATGCCTCGACGGCTGCCCTGCTTTCCTTTCTGTTGAAGCGTCCGGTGGAGAGAAACCGGGTGGAGGTGGCCATGCTTCCCGGCGACGAGGCCCTGGTCTTGCGTGCCGGCCTCAGGCTTGGCGAGGGTGAGGTGCTGGATGAACAGGCTCTGAGGAACGCTCCGTACGAGATGTCGCTCCTGCGAAGGATGCGCTGA
- the cmr6 gene encoding type III-B CRISPR module RAMP protein Cmr6 → MTRLGRTAINQLHRWVETHPNRGLHPGLLLAHGMESWPVKGDSQIKAKLVERITNLTPVDLYEPALARWRRATSDKERFASFEAKLGGRLYIGVTRDHPLESGVTTSHSYGVPVIPGSAVKGLTRSAACELQDQNLLKPDAIVWMFGEGGDDGEAGGLVFHDAWWVGKDNPFVAEVVTPHHTDYYSSHGKSPATDMDSPIPAPQIAVRGSFYFVVEGDPAWSRAAAHILRSALDLRGIGAKRNSGYGFFNPSEKDTR, encoded by the coding sequence ATGACTCGATTGGGACGCACGGCAATCAACCAGTTGCACCGCTGGGTGGAGACTCATCCTAACCGGGGCCTTCACCCGGGTTTGCTGCTGGCCCACGGCATGGAGTCTTGGCCGGTCAAGGGTGACAGTCAGATCAAGGCAAAACTGGTGGAACGCATCACCAACCTGACTCCGGTGGACTTGTATGAACCTGCATTGGCACGCTGGCGCCGGGCCACTTCGGACAAGGAGCGCTTCGCCTCCTTCGAAGCCAAGCTCGGGGGTCGCCTCTACATTGGCGTGACTCGCGATCACCCTCTGGAATCGGGGGTCACCACCTCCCACAGTTACGGCGTGCCAGTCATCCCGGGATCAGCCGTAAAGGGCCTCACCCGATCCGCCGCCTGCGAGCTTCAGGACCAGAATCTCCTGAAACCCGACGCCATTGTCTGGATGTTTGGCGAGGGTGGGGATGATGGAGAAGCGGGCGGTCTGGTGTTTCATGACGCATGGTGGGTGGGCAAGGACAATCCCTTTGTGGCGGAAGTTGTCACCCCTCATCACACAGACTACTACAGCAGTCATGGAAAGAGCCCGGCCACGGACATGGATAGCCCCATCCCGGCTCCCCAGATTGCCGTGCGGGGTTCCTTTTACTTCGTAGTGGAGGGTGATCCGGCATGGTCGCGAGCGGCGGCGCACATCCTGCGGAGTGCGCTGGATCTGCGTGGCATTGGGGCGAAGCGAAACTCCGGCTATGGCTTCTTCAACCCAAGTGAGAAGGACACACGATGA
- the cmr5 gene encoding type III-B CRISPR module-associated protein Cmr5, whose product MELRQSRVAEEALQRVKDVAGKSIAKDYRSRADNFPTLVAQSGLAQALGFLKAKTGDRKKPLQQAYGAYHEDLRRVMCAGWPAAGSTVDALFERVVAADLATYQLYTKQALDAALWLKRMSQAYLEREAS is encoded by the coding sequence ATGGAACTAAGGCAATCCAGAGTGGCGGAGGAAGCCTTGCAGCGCGTGAAAGACGTCGCTGGCAAGTCCATTGCCAAGGATTATCGGTCCCGGGCAGACAACTTCCCGACGCTGGTGGCCCAGTCCGGCCTGGCCCAGGCCCTGGGTTTTTTGAAGGCCAAGACGGGAGACAGGAAGAAGCCACTTCAGCAGGCCTATGGCGCGTATCACGAGGACCTGCGTCGGGTCATGTGCGCCGGCTGGCCCGCAGCCGGCAGTACGGTGGACGCATTGTTCGAGCGTGTGGTGGCCGCGGATTTGGCCACCTACCAGCTCTACACCAAACAAGCCCTTGATGCGGCGCTCTGGCTCAAGCGCATGAGCCAAGCCTACCTTGAAAGGGAAGCCTCATGA
- the cmr4 gene encoding type III-B CRISPR module RAMP protein Cmr4: MHSLPFFLHALSPVHVGVGQAIGVVDLPIQREKATHLPYVPGSGLKGVLRDEFKDPAIQKTLFGPDRINENDKAHAGALAFGDAHLLILPVRSLVGVVAFATSPFLLSRYAQAARRGEVVVDVPSIDLPVKEEEGWVTKDCSLSLNNQVVLEDADVSVMECEAAQNWAVHLAERLHEKEFRPHFTRRFIIVSDSVLSYLADTGTDVRARVRIDDARQTVEQGALWYEENLPAESVLFGLVGLDIARDGTNLNVEQTFRATMGSEKLVQVGGKATIGRGLVRFIL, encoded by the coding sequence ATGCATTCGCTTCCGTTCTTCCTGCATGCGTTGAGCCCCGTCCACGTAGGAGTGGGCCAGGCCATCGGAGTGGTGGACCTGCCCATCCAACGTGAAAAGGCAACTCACCTGCCTTACGTGCCGGGATCCGGCCTGAAGGGCGTTCTGCGTGATGAGTTCAAGGATCCGGCGATCCAGAAGACCCTGTTCGGGCCGGACCGGATCAATGAGAATGACAAGGCCCATGCGGGCGCCTTGGCTTTCGGAGACGCCCATCTGCTCATACTTCCCGTGCGCTCCCTGGTAGGCGTGGTGGCATTCGCCACTTCTCCCTTCTTGCTTTCCCGCTATGCCCAGGCCGCTCGTCGCGGCGAAGTTGTAGTCGATGTGCCTTCCATCGATCTCCCAGTCAAAGAGGAGGAAGGCTGGGTGACCAAGGACTGCTCGCTCAGCCTGAACAACCAGGTGGTGCTTGAGGACGCCGACGTGTCGGTAATGGAGTGTGAAGCAGCCCAGAACTGGGCGGTCCACTTGGCGGAAAGACTGCACGAGAAGGAGTTCCGTCCACATTTCACGCGGCGCTTCATCATCGTGTCCGACAGTGTGCTGAGTTATCTGGCCGACACAGGAACAGACGTGCGAGCCCGCGTGCGCATTGACGACGCTCGACAGACAGTGGAGCAAGGGGCCTTGTGGTATGAGGAAAACCTGCCCGCCGAAAGCGTTCTGTTTGGCCTTGTGGGACTGGATATCGCCCGGGACGGCACGAATCTGAACGTGGAGCAGACCTTCCGCGCCACGATGGGCAGTGAGAAACTGGTGCAAGTGGGAGGCAAGGCCACCATTGGGCGTGGCCTGGTGCGGTTCATCCTGTAG
- a CDS encoding type III-B CRISPR module-associated Cmr3 family protein translates to MEAVTPLVFRGGRPFGEGSRDGGRFPWPSSTTGAWRTAWMREAGLGADRAAETLSHPVVGPFLMRKHSTGWELHVPMPADALRLDDGGGLVRLSPRLLPDGVGTDLPAGLLPLALPEGVGLSKPGRLPSFLPLRMLRDWDEGREVAVSDLPPNPSPFQHIRTSTHVGLERGRMAAEEGRLFQVQALDFERPRRVDGKGYETEAWCLAVRTASPLKSTLATVGGERGLAWLEEADPDPLSPSEGWVEQFRQVRRLVVTFLTPALFDGGWRPSWLGADGVGEPPGITGLRLRLVAAALGRWEGISGWDLAEWKPKPMRRAVPAGSTYWFDVESRPDDPNWPEHVWLSSWSDSAQDRLDGWGAVLPRSITAQEIES, encoded by the coding sequence ATGGAAGCCGTGACGCCATTGGTCTTCCGCGGCGGGAGGCCCTTTGGCGAGGGTAGTCGTGACGGAGGGCGCTTCCCCTGGCCCTCCAGCACGACGGGGGCTTGGCGAACCGCCTGGATGAGAGAGGCCGGGTTGGGAGCGGATCGGGCTGCAGAAACGCTTTCGCACCCTGTCGTGGGTCCCTTTCTCATGCGAAAGCACTCAACAGGTTGGGAACTGCATGTTCCAATGCCAGCGGATGCCTTGCGGCTGGATGATGGCGGGGGGCTTGTGCGGTTGTCGCCCCGTCTTTTGCCAGACGGGGTGGGAACGGATTTGCCTGCTGGACTTCTACCGCTTGCATTGCCAGAAGGAGTGGGATTGTCCAAGCCTGGTCGCTTGCCGTCCTTCTTGCCACTCCGCATGCTGCGGGATTGGGATGAGGGTCGAGAAGTGGCAGTGTCTGATCTGCCTCCGAACCCTTCGCCCTTCCAGCATATCAGGACCAGCACCCATGTGGGGCTTGAGCGCGGGCGAATGGCGGCAGAGGAAGGCCGTCTGTTCCAGGTGCAGGCGCTGGATTTCGAACGTCCACGCCGTGTGGATGGCAAAGGCTACGAGACGGAAGCCTGGTGTCTGGCCGTGCGCACGGCATCCCCGTTGAAGTCGACATTGGCCACGGTGGGAGGCGAGCGCGGTTTGGCTTGGCTGGAAGAGGCTGATCCGGATCCCTTGTCCCCCTCGGAAGGATGGGTGGAGCAATTCCGGCAGGTCCGCAGGCTGGTCGTCACCTTCCTCACGCCGGCCTTGTTTGATGGTGGTTGGCGACCGTCTTGGCTGGGCGCGGATGGCGTTGGCGAGCCGCCGGGCATCACCGGTTTGCGCCTGCGGCTGGTGGCGGCAGCCCTGGGTCGCTGGGAAGGCATCTCCGGATGGGATCTGGCTGAATGGAAGCCCAAACCCATGCGGCGGGCTGTACCTGCGGGGAGTACTTACTGGTTTGATGTGGAATCCCGGCCCGATGACCCCAATTGGCCGGAGCATGTCTGGTTGTCTTCCTGGAGCGACAGTGCCCAGGACCGCCTGGATGGTTGGGGCGCGGTGCTGCCACGGTCGATCACCGCCCAGGAGATTGAATCCTAA